From a single Phragmites australis chromosome 7, lpPhrAust1.1, whole genome shotgun sequence genomic region:
- the LOC133924352 gene encoding large ribosomal subunit protein eL34, translated as MVQRLTYRKRHSYATKSNQTRVVKTPGGRLVYQYTKKRASGPKCPVTGKKIQGIPHLRPTEYKRSRLSRNRRTVNRPYGGVLSGQAVRERIIRAFLVEEQKIVKKVLKIQKTKEKQTSK; from the exons ATGGTGCAGCGCCTGACGTACCGGAAGCGGCACAGCTACGCCACCAAATCCAACCAGACCAGGGTCGTCAAGACCCCAG GAGGGAGGCTTGTGTACCAGTACACCAAGAAGAGGGCGAGCGGGCCGAAATGCCCAGTCACCGGCAAGAAGATCCAGGGG ATACCGCACCTAAGGCCCACTGAGTACAAAAGATCTAGATTATCTAGGAACAGGAGGACTGTGAACCGTCCTTATGGTGGTGTTCTATCTGGTCAGGCTGTTAGGGAAAG GATCATCCGTGCTTTTCTTGTCGAGGAGCAAAAGATTGTGAAGAAGGTTTTGAAGATCCAAAAGACCAAGGAGAAGCAAACATCAAAATGA
- the LOC133924353 gene encoding ATPase GET3B-like encodes MAALLNPTARRLARDACRRISTPAAAEPLVSHRSTHERYSSSLVDVSGGFVEMLASTQKYYLLGGKGGVGRTSMAASLAMKFANSGEPTLIASMDPTHSLGDSLEQDMSDGKIIRIDGFDSLFAVEIGHVKLEAEPSAFGSWIHNILGRMGIEIPPDPVGTSKQYEMLNRVPPGLEEAFAISELMKPIELLGSDTFSRIVLDTASTGHTLKLLSAAKWIEKFLGLTIKAVNAASSMRALKSASGKAQVDSSMLEELRQQTARVSELLYDPQSTEFIVVTIPTMMAVSESSRFHASLKKDGAHTRRLVVNQVLPPSASDCRFCAAKLREQARAFSAIREDRELGGLKLIQAPLLDSEVKGVPALRFLSDSVWK; translated from the exons ATGGCAGCTCTCCTAAACCCTACGGCCCGGCGACTTGCCCGCGATGCCTGCCGCCGCATCTCGACGCCGGCGGCAGCGGAGCCCCTCGTGTCTCACCGGAGCACTCATG AAAGGTACAGTTCCAGCCTGGTGGATGTGAGTGGCGGATTCGTTGAGATGCTTGCCAGCACCCAGAAGTACTACTTGCTTGGAGGCAAAGGTGGTGTCGGGAGAACAAGCATGGCGGCGTCGCTTGCCATGAAGTTTGCCAACAGTGGTGAACCGACGCTCATTGCGTCTATGGACCCAACACATTCTCTGGGCGATTCATTGGAACAA GACATGAGTGACGGAAAAATTATACGCATTGATGGATTTGACTCGCTTTTTGCAGTTGAG ATTGGCCATGTGAAGTTAGAGGCGGAACCTTCTGCTTTTGGCTCTTGGATCCATAATATACTGGGAAGGATGGGGATTGAAATACCTCCTGATCCG GTTGGAACGTCTAAGCAGTATGAGATGCTGAATAGAGTCCCCCCTGGATTGGAAGAGGCATTTGCAATATCAGAG CTGATGAAACCCATTGAACTGCTAGGGAGCGATACATTTAGCCGTATAGTGCTGGATACTGCATCCACT GGGCATACACTTAAGCTTCTATCAGCTGCTAAGTGGATTGAAAAGTTTCTCGGTCTGACCATCAAG GCTGTAAACGCAGCTTCATCCATGCGAGCTCTTAAATCAGCTTCTGGGAAAGCGCAAGTAGAT TCTTCCATGCTAGAGGAATTAAGACAGCAGACTGCCAGAGTAAGTGAGCTTTTGTATGATCCACAATCAACAGAATTCATCGTTGTGACAATTCCAACG ATGATGGCAGTTAGCGAGTCATCAAGATTTCATGCATCTTTAAAGAAGGATGGTGCGCACACAAGAAGGCTTGTTGTAAATCAAGTGTTACCACCATCTGCATCCGACTGCAGATTTTGTGCTGCAAAACTGAGG GAACAAGCACGTGCCTTCAGTGCGATAAGGGAGGACCGCGAACTTGGCGGCCTGAAGCTAATCCAGGCACCACTCCTTGATTCGGAGGTGAAAGGCGTCCCTGCACTCAGATTCCTCAGCGATTCAGTGTGGAAATAG
- the LOC133924354 gene encoding amino acid transporter AVT1I-like, whose amino-acid sequence MAIGRAASPDPPNGSPAALPGLEQPLLHAHGALQKRKEPAAGDHEAQCSPEPDDGATFVWTCFNGLNALSGVGLLSIPYALSEGGWLSLALLLVVAAVCFYTGLLLQRCMSASPAVRGYPDIGALAFGRNGRLAASVFLYAELYLVAIGFLILEGDNLDKLFPGTSLSLGGLVVSGKQLFVVLVAAVILPTTWLRSLGVLAYVSASGVLASIVVVFCVLWAAVVDGIGFQGKGRVLNVSGLPTALGLYTFCYCGHAIFPTVCNSMKEKKKFSRVLVICFVACTLNYGSMAILGYLMYGDDVKSQVTLNLPEGKISSKLAIYTTLINPFSKYALMVTPLAIAVEERLLPAGNQRSVSILTRTLIVLSTVIIALAVPFFGHLMALVGSLLSVMASMLLPCIFYLKIFGVAHCGKAEVALIATIIVLGSLVAATGTYSSLKRIVQEF is encoded by the exons ATGGCCATTGGCCGAGCAGCGTCCCCTGACCCTCCCAACGGCTCGCCGGCCGCGCTGCCGGGCCTGGAGCAGCCCCTCCTCCACGCCCACGGGGCCCTGCAGAAGCGCAAGGAGCCGGCGGCGGGCGACCACGAGGCGCAGTGCTCCCCGGAGCCCGACGACGGCGCGACCTTCGTGTGGACCTGCTTCAATGGCCTCAACGCCCTCTCCG GCGTTGGGCTGCTGTCCATCCCGTACGCCCTGTCGGAGGGCGGGTGGCTGAGCCTGGCGCTCCTGCTCGTCGTCGCTGCAGTCTGCTTCTACACTGGCCTCCTGCTTCAGCGGTGCATGAGCGCATCGCCAGCCGTGCGGGGTTACCCGGACATCGGCGCGCTTGCGTTCGGGCGTAACGGCCGCCTCGCCGCGTCGGTGTTCCTCTACGCCGAGCTCTACCTCGTCGCCATCGGGTTCCTGATACTGGAGGGTGACAACCTGGACAAGCTGTTCCCGGGCACCAGCCTCAGCCTCGGCGGGCTCGTGGTCTCCGGGAAGCAGCTCTTCGTCGTGCTCGTGGCGGCTGTCATCCTGCCGACCACGTGGCTTAGGAGCCTGGGCGTGCTCGCGTACGTGTCCGCTAGCGGCGTGCTCGCCTCGATCGTCGTGGTCTTCTGCGTGCTGTGGGCCGCTGTGGTCGACGGCATCGGGTTCcaggggaagggaagggtgcTCAATGTCAGTGGCCTGCCCACTGCTCTGGGCCTGTACACCTTCTGCTATTGTGGCCATGCCATTTTTCCAACAGTCTGCAATTCcatgaaggaaaagaaaaagttcTCCAGG GTGCTGGTCATATGCTTCGTTGCCTGCACCCTCAACTACGGATCCATGGCAATTCTCGGCTACCTCATGTACGGCGACGACGTCAAATCCCAAGTGACACTGAACCTGCCCGAGGGGAAGATCAGCTCAAAGCTGGCGATCTACACGACACTGATCAACCCGTTCTCCAAATACGCTCTGATGGTAACGCCGCTCGCTATAGCAGTTGAAGAGAGGCTGCTGCCCGCTGGCAACCAGAGGTCTGTCAGCATACTGACCAGGACCCTCATCGTCCTCAGCACGGTCATAATCGCCCTCGCGGTCCCTTTCTTCGGCCACCTCATGGCGCTCGTCGGCTCGCTTCTGAGTGTCATGGCCTCGATGCTGCTCCCTTGCATATTCTACCTCAAGATCTTCGGTGTGGCACATTGCGGCAAGGCGGAGGTTGCGTTGATCGCCACAATCATCGTTCTTGGTTCCCTGGTTGCTGCGACGGGGACTTACTCTTCTCTGAAGAGGATTGTTCAAGAGTTCTGA